The Klebsiella africana sequence TGGCGTATGGATTATCAGTCGCTGTGGGGCGTGCATCCCTGGGCGCAGGTGAGCTATAACCAGTCGCTCGCCAGCGATGGCTGGACGCCGTCTTCCCGTACCAGAGAGGGCGGCTGGGGCGATGTGACCTTAGGCGCCGATATGCGCTTAGGCTCCCATGTCGCGGCATGGGCGACGCTGTCACAGGCGGACAATGTTCCGTCGGGGGAAAATACGCTCTATCTGATGGGGGTCAGCGCTAACTTTTGACCGGAGATTGTTACGCGTTTGAAACGGTGTGGTTATTGTTAAATCTCAGTAATGGCGCATTTCTGTGAGATAGCGCACACTAACTTTTCCCCTGAAATTCGCGGAATGAATGTCATGCAATGCCATTCATTCCGCCATAAATGCATTTCATTCCTTGCTGAGGGCAGTTCATGCCTTTTTCCCCCACAGGAAGAGGGGCCTTCGCTATTGTGGCGGCAGTTAATTTATCAGGACAACTGCTATGAACGCTGCATACCGTCAATCAACCCGTTGGCTTACGCTAATCGGCACCATCATCACCCAATTCGCACTTGGTTCGGTTTATACCTGGAGCCTGTTTAACAGTTCGCTGTCTGACAAACTGGGCGAGCCGGTCAGCCAGGTGGCTTTCTCCTTTGGTCTGTTGAGTCTCGGGCTGGCGCTCTCTTCGTCGGTCGCCGGCAAGCTGCAGGAACGTTTTGGCGTGAAGCGCGTCACCATGGCCTCCGGGATCCTGCTCGGCCTGGGCTTCTTCCTGACCGCGCACTCCAGCAGCCTGATGATGCTGTGGCTGAGCGCGGGCGTGCTGGTGGGGCTGGCGGACGGTGCCGGTTATCTGCTGACCCTGTCGAACTGCGTGAAGTGGTTCCCGGAACGTAAAGGGCTGATCTCCGCCTTCTCCATTGGCTCCTATGGTCTCGGCAGCCTGGGGTTCAAATTTATTGATTCCCACCTGCTGGCCACCGTTGGCCTGGAAAAAACCTTCGTCATCTGGGGCGCTATCGTGCTGGTAATGATCGTCTTTGGCGCGACCCTGATGAAAGATGCCCCGAATCACCCGGCGACCACCGCGGCCAACGGCGTCGTGGAAAATGACTTCACGCTCGCCGAATCGATGCGTAAACCGCAGTACTGGATGTTGGCGGTGATGTTCCTGACGGCTTGCATGAGCGGCCTGTACGTGATTGGCGTAGCGAAAGATATTGCCCAGGGGATGGTCCACCTGGATGTTGCCACAGCGGCCAACGCGGTAACGGTTATCTCAATTGCGAATCTTAGCGGCCGCCTGGTGTTAGGCATCCTGTCCGATAAAATCTCCCGCATTCGCGTGATTACCATTGGTCAGGTGGTGTCGCTGGTGGGGATGGCCGCGCTGCTGTTCGCCCCGCTGAATGCCATGACCTTCTTCGCCGCTATCGCCTGCGTCGCCTTTAACTTCGGCGGCACCATCACCGTTTTCCCATCGTTGGTGAGCGAGTTCTTTGGCCTGAACAATCTGGCGAAAAACTACGGCGTGATTTATCTGGGCTTTGGTATCGGCAGCATCTGCGGCTCTCTTATCGCGTCGCTGTTCGGCGGCTTCTACGTGACCTTCTGCGTGATTTTCGCCCTGCTGATTCTCTCGCTGGCGCTGTCCACCACCATCCGTCAGCCAAAAAGCAGCGTATATAGCGAGGCGCATGCCTGAAACTGATAGCGTAAATCGAGCACCCTGGTTAACTCCCTAAGCAAATAGTGCCAATCCAGCCAAATCTTTTGTAAATGTTTGGCTGGATCACATTCCCTCCTGATACTTTTCCCGTTCCCTGTGGTCTACTTATCGCGCTTTGTAGAGGTTTCTGATAACCAACCCTAACGCACCCTATTAGCCTACTGACACGTGCCATAGCGTCAGGCGGTGTTTTATTCTTATTTTTCCAGGTTTGCTTGCATGAAATATATTAGAACGATGACGCAGCAGAAGCTTAGTTTTTGGCTGGCGCTGTACATCGGCTGGTTTATGAACGTCGCCGTTTTTTTTCGGCGTTTTGATGGTTATGCTCAAGAGTTCACTTTCTGGAAAGGGCTTTCCGGTGTCGTTGAACTGGTTGCCACGGTATTTGTCACCTTCTTCCTGTTACGTCTGCTGTCACTGTTTGGTCGCCGCATCTGGCGCATTCTGGCGACGCTGATTGTCCTCTTTTCCGCCGCAGCCAGTTATTACATGACGTTCCTCAATGTGGTGATTGGCTACGGGATTATCGCCTCGGTGATGACCACCGATATCGACCTGTCGAAAGAGGTCATCGGCTGGCACCTGATCCTCTGGCTGGTGGTGGTGAGCGCGCCGCCGCTGCTGTTCATCTGGAGCAACCGTTGCCGTCATACGCTGCTGCGCCAGCTGCGCACCCCGGGTCAGCGGGTTAAGAACGTATTGATCGTCGTACTCGCCGGGCTGATAGTCTGGGGGCCCATCCGCCTGCTTGAGCTACGTCAGCATGACGTTGAGCGCCATTCGGAAGTGGATATGCCGAGCTACGGTGGGGTGATCGCCAACTCCTATCTGCCATCAAACTGGCTGTCGGCGCTGGGGCTGTACGCCTGGGCGCAGGTTGATGAATCCTCAGATAATAAATCGCTGATTAATCCGGCGAAGAAGTTTACCTACGTCGCGCCGGAAGGCCTGGATGACACCTATGTGGTGTTTATCATTGGTGAAACGACCCGCTGGGACCATATGGGTATCCTCGGCTATAGCCGCAATACCACGCCAGAGCTGGCGAAAGAGAAGAATCTTGTCGCTTTCCGCGGCTACTCCTGCGATACCGCCACCAAGCTGTCGTTACGCTGTATGTTTGTGCGCGAGGGCGGGGCGGAGGATAACCCGCAGCGAACGCTCAAAGAGCAGAACGTCTTTGCCGTGCTCCATCAACTGGGCTTCAACGGCAATCTCTATGCCATGCAGAGCGAGATGTGGTTCTACAGCAACACGATGGCCAACAATATCGCCTACCGCGAGCAAATTGGCGCCGAGCCGCGCAACCGCGGTAAGAGCGTTGACGATATGCTGCTGGTGGAGGAGATGAAGCGTGGTATGGCGCAGGACAACGCCGCCGGTAAGCACCTGATCATTCTTCACACCAAAGGCTCTCACTTTAACTACACCCAACGCTACCCGCGCAGCTTCGCTCAGTGGAAGCCGGAGTGCGTCGGTGTCGACAACAAGTGCTCGAAAGCGGAGCTGATTAACTCCTACGACAATAGCGTGACCTATGTCGACCACTTTATCGTCAGCGTCCTCGACCAGCTGCGGGATAAGAAAGCGATTGTGTTCTATGCCGCCGACCACGGGGAGTCGATTAACGAGCGTGAACACCTGCACGGTACGCCGCGCAAGATGGCGCCGCCGGAGCAGTTCCGCGTGCCGATGATGGTGTGGATGTCGGATAAGTACCTGGAAAATCCCGATCACGCTGCCGCGTTTGCCCATCTGCAGCAGCAGGCGGCGATGAAGGTGCCGCGCCGTCACGTCGAACTGTACGACACCATTATGGGCTGCCTCGGCTATACCTCGCCGGATGGCGGGATCAATGAGAACAACAACTGGTGCCGCTGGAAAAAGTAAGGCACGGGGTTTATTTTCAGATTCTCGGGTCTGTTCTCCCTTCCTGAGCCCAGGATAAGCTAATCCCTCGCCGGCAACCGCCCGCGAGGGATTTTTTTCGCACAGTGGATGTGTCTGGCAGGTTGCCTCTTCTTCTTAGATTACCCTCCAGTTTTCTCGCTCCCCCTGTGCACGAACTTTTCATGGAGAGAAAGGATGAAGGTGATAAAGGGGTTGGCCTTACTGTGCTTGTTGATGCTCGCGGGCTGCCAGTCTGAGGAAGAGACCGGCCAGTTCCTGCTGGCCTGTAAATACGCTGCGCCAGCGACGATCGAAGCCATGCTGAATAACGGCCTGGATGTGGATGGTCAGGACAAAAGCGGCTTAAGCGGTTTGATGGTCGCCGCCGCGGAAAATCGTCGCGATGTGGTGGAATTGCTGCTTAAGCGTCAGGCGAAGCCAAATCTCCAGACGCGCCAGGGCGTTACGGCGCTGATGCTGGCGGCGGCGCGGGGTAGCGATACAGCGATTATCCGCGATCTTCTCCAGGCGGGAGCGTCTGTGAATCAGACCACTGTCGACAAGAGCACGGCATTGATGTCCGCCATCTCCGACGGCGGCGACGTCAGAAGCGACTATCAGCATATTCTGGCAATGAAAAAGCCCGATGCGCCTGTCGAAGAGAAAAGTACGCTGGACAAGATAGTCGGCGCAACGGCGGCGAAATCGCTGGCGGCGGGCAACCGTGCGTTAATGACCGAAGACATGGCGTTACAACTGGCGCCCGGCGCGTTTAAGAAAAACGTCGATGAGATCGTGGCGCTGCTCCTCAGGCACGGCGCGGACGTAAAGGCCGTCAATGCTACAGGGGAATCGGCCTTTTTCCTCGCGGTCGATCACGCGCGTTCGGCGAAAACCATCACGACGCTGGCCAACGCCGGGGCGGACACCAGCCTGGCGGATAAATCCGGCACCACACCGCTGATGCTGGCGGCCGCAGGAGATGATCCGAATCTGGTGCTGGCGCTCTCGGCCTCCGGGGTGGAAGTGGATAAGCCGAACCATGAAGGACTCACGGCGCTGCAGGTGGCGGCGGGACAGGGGTCGCCTGCGGTGATCGCGGCGCTGGTGCAGCGCGGTGCAAAGGTAGACCAGCTCTCCGCCAACGACCTGAGCCCGCTGATGCTGGCGGTCAAAATGAATAATAAAGCCAATGTCGAGGCGCTGCTTGCGGCTGGCGCCAGTGTCAATCTCAGCAATAAGGGCGGCTATACAGCGATCGGCTACAGCCGGGTCGGCGAGGTTCGCCAGCTGCTGCTGGCGCAGCATGCCGAGCTGAAAGGGCAGGCCGCGCATATGGCGCAAAGCGAACTCCAGTTTTGTGCTAATGCCTTTGCCGACAAGCTGGCATACAGCGACATCGCCCGCGCGGTGAATAACGATACCCGCCCGGATATTATGCGTCATCAACAATCCTGCGCGGAGCTGGGGGAACTGACGATGTTGCTGGGGGAGTTTAAATTCACCCCGGTGGGCGCGACCTATTTCGGTGAGCCGGTGACCTGTAAGGTATCCGAGTATCGCAAAACGTTTGAGGTCAACTGCCGCTAAAAACGATGAGCAACCGGCGATTCGCTGCTCAGGCTGCTGAGTTTCTCGCCGGTTGAGCGATTTTTTGAAAATAAGGCATTGACGGGTAGGCATCCCAGCAGTAAGATGCGCCCCGCATTCGGTGATTGGCGCAGCCTGGTAGCGCACTTCGTTCGGGACGAAGGGGTCGGAGGTTCGAATCCTCTATCACCGACCAAATTCGAAAAGCCTGCTCAACGAGCAGGCTTTTTTGCATCTGAGGCCTGGGAGGATGAGAACCTCCGGGGGCAGGAGGTTCGACTCGCGTTCCGTAGGCCCGCGCAAGCGCAGCGCCGCCGGGCATCAGCAGTATGCTACTGGCAAAAATCACATCAGAATCACAAAAATCGTCTTTACTTCGCTTTCCAGCCGTCTGTTCACTATTTTGTGACATCTTCCATTGCATTTTTTTATCGATGAACAGATCTTTTTTCGCGAAGCTTATGGCTCAAGGCAGCATTTTCCGCTGTGCGTTTTAACGTTCACGCTATTAATCGCTCACATATTGGTCACACAGCAAGAAATTTTTCTCATTTATTGGCATTGTTTACCACCAGGTGTCGTAAATTATTAAGCTGTTTATGCTGGTTATTTACCAGTAGCATAAATTTCTCTGCTGAAAATAGTGCTATCAAGTTTTTTTAATCTTTGCCTGCGGTTTCTCATGCCGGATGTAAAACCCGGCTGGCTGTATTGACGTTTCTCCATTCTGTTGACAGATTGTAGGGCATGAGGGGCATTTCATGGAGAATCCGTACTGCAACTCAGTCGTTTTAGCGAACGGAATCCCCATCTCTCTCAACGCCTTCGGGCACCACCGACCGGACCGGGTAAAAAATAAATAAAGGTCCGGCGGATATATGCAAACAACATCACAGTTTTGGAGCAGAATAATGAGTATTTCCTTGAAGAAATCAGGGATGCTGAAGCTTGGTCTGAGCCTGGTCGCCATGACCGTCGCCGCCAGCGTACAAGCGAAAACCCTGGTGTATTGTTCTGAAGGCTCGCCGGAAGGCTTTAACCCACAGCTCTTCACCTCAGGCACCACCTACGACGCCAGTTCCGTACCTATCTATAACCGCCTGGTCGAATTTAAAACCGGTACGACGGAAGTTATTCCAGGGCTTGCCGAGAAATGGGAAGTCAGTCCTGATGGCAAAACCTATACTTTCCATCTGCGTCAGGGCGTAAAGTGGCAGGATAATAAAGACTTTAAACCAACCCGTGACCTGAACGCCGATGACGTGGTGTTCTCTTTCGATCGCCAAAAGAATACCAATAACCCGTACCATAAAGTTTCTGGCGGCAGCTATGAATACTTTGAAGGGATGGGCTTACCGGACCTGATTAGCGAAGTGAAGAAAGTGGACGATAATACTGTCCAGTTCGTCCTGACCCGTCCGGAAGCGCCGTTCCTCGCTGACCTGGCGATGGACTTTGCTTCTATCCTGTCGAAAGAGTATGCCGACAACATGCTGAAAGCCGGCACGCCGGAAAAAGTGGACCTCAACCCTATCGGTACCGGCCCATTCCAGCTGCTGCAGTACCAGAAAGATTCCCGCATTCTGTATAAAGCCTTCCCGGGCTACTGGGGCACCAAGCCGAAGATCGATCGTCTGGTCTTCTCCATCACCCCGGACGCTTCCGTGCGCTACGCCAAGCTGCAGAAAAACGAGTGCCAGGTGATGCCGTACCCGAACCCGGCGGATATCGCGCGCATGAAGGAAGATAAAAACATTACCCTGCTGGAACAGCCGGGTCTGAACGTCGGTTATCTCTCCTTTAACACCGAGAAGAAACCGCTGGACGACGTCAAAGTTCGTCAGGCGCTGACCTACGCGGTCAACAAAGAAGCGATCATCAAAGCCGTTTACCAGGGTGCAGGCCAGGCGGCGAAGAACCTGATCCCGCCGACCATGTGGGGCTATAACGACGATGTTAAGGACTACACCTACGACCCTGAAAAGGCGAAGCAGCTGCTGAAAGAAGCGGGCCTGGAAAAAGGCTTCACCATCGACCTGTGGGCGATGCCGGTACAGCGTCCGTATAACCCGAACGCGCGCCGTATGGCTGAAATGATCCAGGCCGACTGGGCGAAAGTCGGCGTCCAGGCCAAGATCGTCACCTACGAGTGGGGCGAGTATCTGAAGCGGGCAAAAGCGGGTGAGCACCAGAGCGTGATGATGGGCTGGACCGGCGACAACGGGGATCCGGATAACTTCTTCGCGACCCTGTTCAGCTGCGCCGCGGCGAAAGACGGCTCCAACTACTCGCGCTGGTGCTATAAGCCGTTTGAAGATCTGATTCAGCCGGCCCGCGCTACCGACGACCACAACAAGCGTATTGAACTGTACAAACAGGCTCAGGTAGTGATGCATGACCAGGCTCCGGCGCTGATCATCGCTCACTCCACCGTCTATGAGCCGGTGCGTAAAGAAGTCAAAGGCTATGTGGTGGACCCGTTGGGCAAACACCACTTCGATAACGTCTCCGTCGAATAATAAGCACGATGCCTGACCCCCTCTCCCCGCGTGGGAGAGGCGGGGGGCGTATTCCCGCTATTCCGGGGAATGCTTTTGTGAGCAATACAGACGCCCTGTCGCCAGGCGGGGCGTCACTAGAGAGAATCCGGGTTATGTTGCAGTTTATTCTCCGACGTCTGGGACTTGTCATCCCGACATTTATCGGTATCACCCTTCTCACCTTTGCCTTCGTCCATATGATCCCCGGCGATCCGGTGATGATTATGGCGGGCGAACGTGGTATTTCCCCCGAACGTCACGCGCAGCTGCTGGCCGAAATGGGCCTTGATAAGCCGCTGTGGCAGCAATATGCCCACTATATCTGGGGCGTGCTGCACGGCGATTTAGGTATCTCGCTGAAAAGCCGCATTCCCGTGTGGCAGGAGTTTGTCCCACGCTTTAAAGCCACCCTTGAGCTGGGCGTCTGCGCGATGATTTTCGCCGTCGCCGTCGGTATTCCTGTGGGCGTGCTGGCTGCGGTAAAACGCGGCTCCATCTTTGACCACACCGCGGTGGGCCTGGCGCTGACCGGCTACTCGATGCCTATCTTCTGGTGGGGCATGATGCTGATTATGCTGGTTTCGGTGCAGCTGAACCTGACGCCGGTCTCCGGGCGCATCAGCGATACGGTATTCCTTGACGATACCCTGCCGCTGACCGGCTTTATGTTGATCGACACCGCCATCTGGGGCGAGCAGGGCGACTTTATTGACGCCTTAATGCATATGATCCTGCCCGCTATCGTGCTGGGCACCATCCCGCTGGCGGTGATTGTGCGTATGACGCGCTCGTCGATGCTGGAAGTGCTTGGCGAAGACTATATCCGTACCGCGCGCGCCAAAGGGCTGACCCGGATGCGGGTGATCGTGGTCCATGCGCTGCGCAACGCGATGCTGCCGGTGGTGACGGTCATTGGCCTGCAGGTGGGCACGCTGCTGGCGGGCGCCATCCTGACGGAAACCATTTTCTCATGGCCTGGTTTAGGCCGCTGGCTGATCGACGCGCTGCAGCGTCGCGATTACCCGGTGGTGCAGGGCGGGGTGCTGCTGGTGGCGACGATGATTATCCTCGTCAACCTGCTGGTCGACCTGCTGTATGGCGTGGTGAACCCGCGTATCCGGCATAAGAAGTAAGGGGCCATCATGTCACAAGTTACTGAAAATAAAGTTATCGCTGCGCCGGTACCCATGACTCCGCTGCAGGAGTTCTGGCACTATTTCAAACGCAACAAAGGGGCGGTTGTCGGGCTGGTATACGTGGTGGTGATGATCGTCATCGCGGTATTCGCCAACTTCCTCGCCCCCTATAACCCGGCGGATCAGTTCCGTGATTCGTTGCTGGCGCCGCCGTTCTGGCAGGACGGCGGCAGCATGGCGCATCTGCTCGGCACCGATGACGTGGGCCGCGATATTCTGTCGCGCCTGATGTACGGCGCCCGCCTGTCGCTGCTGGTGGGTTGTCTGGTAGTGGTCCTGTCGCTGATCCTTGGCGTGGTGCTCGGTCTGGTGGCGGGCTATTTCGGCGGGGTGGTGGACTCCATCATCATGCGCGTCGTCGATATTATGCTGGCGTTGCCGAGCTTGCTGCTGGCGCTGGTGCTGGTGGCTATCTTCGGGCCGTCGATCGTCAATGCTTCGCTGGCGCTGACCTTCGTGGCGCTCCCGCACTATGTGCGTCTGACGCGCGCCGCGGTGCTGGTGGAGGTCAACCGCGACTACGTGACCGCCTCCCGCGTGGCGGGCGCCGGCGCGATGCGCCAGATGTTCGTCAACATTCTGCCCAACTGTCTCGCGCCGCTGATCGTTCAGGCATCGCTGGGCTTTTCCAACGCCATTCTCGACATGGCAGCGCTGGGGTTCCTCGGCATGGGCGCGCAACCGCCGACGCCGGAATGGGGCACCATGCTTTCCGACGTATTGCAGTTCGCGCAGAGCGCCTGGTGGGTGGTGACCTTCCCGGGCGTGGCGATCCTGCTGACGGTGCTGGCATTTAACCTGATGGGTGACGGTCTGCGTGACGCGCTCGATCCCAAACTGAAGCAGTAAGAGGTTCGAGATGGCATTATTGAATGTAGATAAATTATCGGTGCATTTCGGCGATGAAAATGCGCCGTTCCGTGCCGTAGACCGCATCAGCTATAGCGTGAAGCAGGGTGAAGTGGTCGGTATCGTCGGGGAGTCCGGTTCCGGTAAATCCGTCAGCTCGCTGGCGATTATGGGCCTGATTGACTATCCCGGCCGGGTGATGGCGGACAAACTGGAGTTTAACGACCGCGATCTGCAGCGAATTTCGGAAAAAGAGCGGCGCCAGCTGGTGGGGGCGGAAGTGGCGATGATCTTCCAGGATCCGATGACCAGCCTCAATCCGTGCTACACCGTCGGCTACCAGATTATGGAAGCGATCAAGGTCCATCAGGGGGGCAATAAGCAAACCCGCCGCCAGCGGGCCATCGACCTGCTGAACCTGGTGGGCATTCCCGATCCGGCCTCGCGGCTGGACGTCTATCCGCATCAGCTTTCCGGCGGCATGAGCCAGCGCGTGATGATTGCAATGGCAATTGCCTGTCGGCCAAAACTGCTGATTGCCGATGAACCGACCACCGCGCTGGACGTGACCATTCAGGCGCAGATCATCGAGCTGCTGCTGGAGCTACAGCAGCAGGAGAATATGGCTCTGGTGCTGATTACTCACGATCTGGCGCTGGTGGCGGAAGCCGCGCACAAAATTATCGTGATGTACGCGGGTCAGGTGGTGGAGACCGGTGACGCGAAGGATATCTTCCGCGCGCCGCGTCATCCGTACACCCAGGCGCTGCTGCGCGCGCTGCCGGAGTTCGCCCAGGATAAAGCGCGTCTGGCCTCGCTGCCGGGCGTGGTGCCGGGAAAATATGACCGCCCTAACGGCTGCCTGCTGAACCCGCGCTGCCCCTATGCCACGGATAAATGCCGGAGCGAAGAACCCGCGCTCGCGGATCTTACCGGCGGCCGTCAGTCTAAATGCCACTACCCACTCGATGATGCCGGGAGGCCTGGATTATGAGTACGCAAAAGGCCGCCACGCCACAACCGCTGTTGCAGGCCATTGATCTGAAAAAACACTATCCGGTGAAGAAGGGGATATTCGCCCCGGAACGGCTGGTGAAAGCGCTGGACGGCGTCTCCTTTACTCTTGAGCGCGGTAAAACGCTGGCAGTGGTCGGAGAATCGGGCTGCGGCAAATCGACGCTGGGTCGTTTGCTGACGATGATTGAAATTCCCACCGGCGGCGAGCTGTATTATCAGGGGCAGGATTTGCTCAAGCACGACCCGCAGGCGCAGAAGCTGCGGCGGCAAAAAATCCAGATTGTGTTCCAGAATCCGTATGGTTCGCTGAACCCGCGTAAAAAAGTGGGACAGATTCTGGAAGAGCCGCTGTTGATTAACAGCAGCCTGAGTAAAGAGCAGCGGCGTGAAAAAGCGCTGGCGATGATGGCGAAGGTCGGCCTGAAAACCGAGCATTACGATCGCTACCCGCATATGTTCTCCGGCGGTCAGCGTCAGCGTATCGCTATTGCCCGTGGGCTGATGCTGGATCCGGATGTGGTGATTGCCGATGAGCCGGTCTCCGCGCTGGACGTTTCGGTACGTGCCCAGGTGCTGAACCTGATGATGGATCTGCAGCAGGATTTAGGCCTGTCCTACGTGTTTATCTCCCACGACCTGTCGGTCGTCGAGCATATCGCCGATGAAGTGATGGTGATGTATCTCGGCCGCTGTGTGGAGAAGGGCACCAAGGACCAGATCTTCAACAATCCGCGTCATCCGTACACCCAGGCGCTGTTGTCGGCGACGCCGCGACTGAACCCGGACGATCGGCGCGAGCGCATCAAGCTCACCGGCGAACTGCCGAGCCCGCTGAACCCGCCGCCGGGGTGCGCCTTCAATGCGCGCTGCCGCCGTCGCTTCGGCCCCTGCACCCAGCTTCAGCCGCAGCTGAAGGATTACGGTGGCCAGCTGGTGGCCTGCTTTGCCGTCGATCAGGATGAGAACCCGCAAAAAAATCTCGCCTGATATTGCGCTCCCGGTCGCCTGACCGGGAGCGTCTCTTCCTGCGTGAATGAACCCACCCCGCCCGCATATTGCCGCCGTTTAAGCCATACTCTCGAAGCATTCTTCGTAGATTATCTGAAAAAATACGCTTTTCAGCCCATTTTTTTAGAATTAAAGAGAAATTAAAATGGTTGAGGTTTATTCTTTCGCTAATCTGACGCTATGCTTTCGTCGTCGCTTAATACATTTATATTGAACGGGATGGGAAGTCTGGTGGTGCGCGGAGATTAAGGATGTACGTATACCTAAAAAATGGGGCTATCATTCTGAAAGAGAAGTGTTAGTGTAGCGATACTTCTGCCGTGGAATCACACCGAAAATTAAATTCTAAACTATTATATCCCTGTCAATCGTGTGTATTGGTACGTCTGCACCGGCGTGTTATCTGCCATACCAGAAACGTCACGATATTTTTAATATATCAAGAATAACAAAAAATTTAATATGAAATATTTAAAATCATGAGGTTATCAATGAACCATTATGATGATCTGCAGCGCTTTCAAGAAAAAACGCGGACCCAAAACCTCAAATTTCAGGATCTTTCTTCGCAGGCCGCCACGCGCGAACATGGCGATTGGGCGATCCTCAATCAGCTTCATCCCGATGCCGGAAAACCCGCTTCTCTGGCCCTGGGAGGATCGGTTTCCGCGCCGTTACCGCAGCCCGTGCCTGCGGATCTGTTTCATCGGGTAGACGCGGCGACCGTGGCGACGCCAGCCTCCGCACCGCTTACCCCTGCCGCTCAGGTTGCGCCTGCGACCCCGCTACCGGTTGTGGAGTCCGTTGCGGCAGCCCCGGAGCCTGTTACTCCGGCCCCCGAGATGACCCCGGCACCGTCGTCTGCGATCCCGGCACCTGAACCGACAATGGCTCCGCCGCCGAGAATGGCCCCCCGACCCGCGCCCGCCGCCGAG is a genomic window containing:
- the dppF gene encoding dipeptide ABC transporter ATP-binding subunit DppF, whose product is MSTQKAATPQPLLQAIDLKKHYPVKKGIFAPERLVKALDGVSFTLERGKTLAVVGESGCGKSTLGRLLTMIEIPTGGELYYQGQDLLKHDPQAQKLRRQKIQIVFQNPYGSLNPRKKVGQILEEPLLINSSLSKEQRREKALAMMAKVGLKTEHYDRYPHMFSGGQRQRIAIARGLMLDPDVVIADEPVSALDVSVRAQVLNLMMDLQQDLGLSYVFISHDLSVVEHIADEVMVMYLGRCVEKGTKDQIFNNPRHPYTQALLSATPRLNPDDRRERIKLTGELPSPLNPPPGCAFNARCRRRFGPCTQLQPQLKDYGGQLVACFAVDQDENPQKNLA
- the dppD gene encoding dipeptide ABC transporter ATP-binding protein; translation: MALLNVDKLSVHFGDENAPFRAVDRISYSVKQGEVVGIVGESGSGKSVSSLAIMGLIDYPGRVMADKLEFNDRDLQRISEKERRQLVGAEVAMIFQDPMTSLNPCYTVGYQIMEAIKVHQGGNKQTRRQRAIDLLNLVGIPDPASRLDVYPHQLSGGMSQRVMIAMAIACRPKLLIADEPTTALDVTIQAQIIELLLELQQQENMALVLITHDLALVAEAAHKIIVMYAGQVVETGDAKDIFRAPRHPYTQALLRALPEFAQDKARLASLPGVVPGKYDRPNGCLLNPRCPYATDKCRSEEPALADLTGGRQSKCHYPLDDAGRPGL
- a CDS encoding cellulose biosynthesis protein BcsO gives rise to the protein MNHYDDLQRFQEKTRTQNLKFQDLSSQAATREHGDWAILNQLHPDAGKPASLALGGSVSAPLPQPVPADLFHRVDAATVATPASAPLTPAAQVAPATPLPVVESVAAAPEPVTPAPEMTPAPSSAIPAPEPTMAPPPRMAPRPAPAAENYAHLFAAKSAEPVAKNKDQPLKSLLERIATCR